Proteins encoded in a region of the Odocoileus virginianus isolate 20LAN1187 ecotype Illinois chromosome 9, Ovbor_1.2, whole genome shotgun sequence genome:
- the LOC139036456 gene encoding proline-rich protein 2-like, giving the protein MAGPSGKYPRQPSRLTAVAFPGEPGGQRRLVPWGPGSSTEGDSEAAPGAQGRRERALGGAPPARVDARDSGGEARSRRGGPSRGRTAALRGGREPRRWGLPRGRGALSVGSRGGRVCTRGRLPWGPFPPRQGALPAPCHCLRGPSAATRGGGAPVPNPDCLVPVGAPSARHCAPSAEGCLRAQNQPRSSLPAPRSSYGDPSQQPANAPRTLASSLARKTRENAPIPAQLPSPARLVPAFPVSLPPPHLRHPVISCRRPSAKAPHTHPQPDPQRLGPPPRRDPHLPPGQAAESRAAGGAAGELTRSPEPCPGRLPALARSFRPRAAAAGAATEASSARPPASAPPLGSSPEAGPELAGRGWARSGLDLDGTRAAGKGLLSPSTTTFEQLEIEGR; this is encoded by the exons ATGGCAGGGCCCTCAGGGAAGTACCCGCGCCAGCCCAGTAGGCTAACGGCAGTCGCCTTCCCAGGAGAGCCCGGCGGGCAAAGGCGCCTGGTACCCTGGGGCCCCGGGTCCTCCACAGAGGGCGATTCAGAGGCGGCACCTGGTGCCCAGGGCCGCCGAGAGCGG GCGCTCGGGGGCGCTCCTCCGGCTAGAGTCGATGCGCGGGACTCAGGAGGAGAGGCGCGCTCCAGGCGCGGGGGACCCAGCCGCGGGCGCACGGCGGCCCTTCGGGGAGGTAGGGAACCACGACGCTGGGGTCTCCCCCGGGGCCGCGGGGCGCTGTCAGTCGGATCCCGCGGGGGGCGGGTCTGCACGCGGGGGCGCCTGCCCTGGGGACCTTTCCCGCCCAGGCAGGGAGCGCTCCCGGCGCCCTGCCACTGCCTGCGGGGACCGAGCGCCGCCACGCGAGGGGGCGGCGCCCCCGTGCCAAACCCGGACTGTCTGGTGCCGGTTGGGGCTCCTTCTGCCCGGCATTGCGCCCCTTCGGCAGAAGGCTGCCTAAGAGCCCAGAATCAGCCAAGAAGCTCCCTGCCCGCCCCAAGATCCAGCTACGGAGACCCTAGCCAGCAACCTGCCAATGCGCCCCGTACCCTGGCCTCGTCTCTGGCGCGCAAGACCCGGGAGAACGCCCCCATCCCAGCCCAACTCCCCAGCCCTGCACGCCTGGTACCCGCCTTTCCAGTCTCCCTCCCGCCCCCCCACCTCCGCCACCCAGTTATCTCCTGCCGCCGGCCCTCAGCCAaagctccacacacacacccccagccaGACCCTCAGAGGCTGGGTCCACCTCCCCGCCGCGATCCTCATCTCCCGCCCGGTCAAGCCGCAGAGAGCAGGGCAGCCGGCGGCGCCGCCGGGGAACTCACCCGCTCTCCAGAACCCTGCCCCGGGCGGCTCCCGGCCCTGGCTCGGTCCTTTCGTCCCCGAGCCGCAGCTGCTGGTGCGGCGACAGAAGCCAGCTCTGCACGGCCGCCGGCCTCCGCGCCGCCCCTCGGCTCCTCCCCCGAGGCGGGGCCTGAGCTCGCGGGAAGGGGGTGGGCACGCTCTGGACTCGACCTGGACGGCACCCGAGCTGCCGGCAAGGGTCTCCTATcaccctccaccaccaccttTGAGCAGCTAGAAATTGAAGGCAGATGA